A single genomic interval of Rosistilla ulvae harbors:
- a CDS encoding RNA polymerase sigma factor has translation MAPDRSVDIESVFRDSSRQVFATLVRLLGDFDLAEDVMQEAFAAALDRWPRDGIPEQPVAWLVSTGRFKAIDRLRRDVRLKAKSESLARRIEEIATANATKQQQAVEDDRLRLIFTCCHPAIDTNIQVPLTLREVCGLTTEEIASAFLTSTQTMAQRLVRGKANIRDAKIPIAMPQQEDLAERLDGVLAVIYLIFNEGYSASSGDSLTRVELTQEAIRLCRLLLELAPDAEVMGLLALMLLHESRREARTNEAGEIILLEDQDRTLWDQQLIGEGSELIERSLATRRFGAYTLQAAISAVHAEASLPEQTDWGQIVALYDLLKRIASSPVVELNRAVAIAMRDGPAAGLEIIDAILSRGELTGYALAHAARGELLRRLDRIDEAREAIEAAMELTNQRSERRFLASKLEMLSAE, from the coding sequence ATGGCCCCCGATCGAAGCGTTGATATCGAATCCGTGTTTCGCGATTCCTCGCGCCAGGTCTTTGCGACCCTTGTCCGTTTGTTGGGAGATTTCGATCTCGCCGAAGATGTGATGCAAGAGGCGTTTGCGGCGGCGTTGGACCGCTGGCCCCGCGATGGAATTCCGGAACAACCGGTTGCCTGGTTGGTGTCGACGGGGCGGTTCAAAGCGATCGATCGACTTCGTCGCGATGTGCGTCTGAAAGCGAAGTCCGAATCGCTGGCAAGACGGATCGAGGAGATTGCGACGGCGAATGCTACGAAACAGCAACAAGCGGTCGAAGATGATCGTCTGCGTCTGATTTTCACCTGCTGCCATCCGGCGATCGATACGAACATCCAGGTGCCACTGACGTTACGCGAGGTCTGCGGGCTTACGACTGAGGAAATTGCCAGTGCGTTCCTGACGTCGACCCAAACGATGGCTCAGCGGTTGGTGCGCGGCAAAGCAAATATTCGCGATGCCAAGATTCCGATCGCCATGCCGCAACAAGAGGATCTGGCCGAACGACTCGACGGCGTGTTGGCGGTGATCTATCTGATCTTCAACGAGGGCTATTCCGCATCCTCGGGCGATTCGTTGACTCGTGTTGAACTGACGCAAGAGGCGATCCGCCTATGCCGACTGTTGCTCGAGTTGGCTCCCGACGCGGAGGTCATGGGGCTGCTGGCATTGATGCTGCTGCACGAATCGCGGCGTGAAGCGCGGACGAATGAGGCGGGTGAGATCATCTTATTGGAGGATCAGGACCGAACGCTTTGGGACCAACAGTTGATCGGCGAGGGGAGCGAGTTGATCGAGCGATCGTTGGCGACGCGACGCTTTGGGGCGTATACGTTGCAAGCGGCGATTTCAGCAGTCCACGCCGAAGCATCGCTCCCCGAACAGACCGATTGGGGACAGATCGTCGCCCTCTACGACCTTCTGAAACGTATCGCATCGAGTCCCGTTGTCGAACTGAATCGCGCCGTCGCCATTGCCATGCGCGACGGCCCCGCGGCGGGACTGGAGATCATCGACGCGATTCTCTCTCGCGGAGAATTGACGGGGTATGCGTTGGCCCATGCGGCACGCGGCGAGTTGCTCAGACGACTCGATCGAATCGACGAGGCCCGCGAAGCGATCGAAGCGGCGATGGAATTGACTAATCAGCGGTCCGAACGGCGTTTTCTCGCGTCGAAATTGGAGATGTTGAGCGCAGAATAG
- a CDS encoding competence/damage-inducible protein A yields the protein MTICAEVIAIGDEITSGSRLDTNSQWLASQFGDLGVRTLYHSSVGDDFDACVDVFRIAIGRSDYIVMTGGLGPTQDDLTRKAIAAATDRPIEIRQEALDHIQSFFVGREMPDRNRLQAEFPQGSRLIHNPHGTAPGIDLTVERPGRPDCHVFCLPGVPAEMRQMWNAGVAVRMRELLGVQRVVRQHVVKCFGVGESDMESRIADLLDRKQTPQVGITVNRATISLRIFAEGSDEADCQSQIDRVTESLQQRVGEFIFGAGDDFELQDAVIELLDRRGETLCCVEHGFNSLADTWLSACERPDLYRGGLSLSDQRASNRWRSVLGIPQNGSPEQWTAEVMERFDADWALAIDGYPTIVPEEGKTNPSSDIRLVVTGRKLATPRSLTFHMGGHPDVLPPRIGKAGLNFLRQVLLAN from the coding sequence ATGACCATTTGTGCAGAAGTGATTGCGATCGGCGACGAGATCACCAGCGGCAGCCGCTTGGATACCAATTCTCAGTGGCTGGCGTCGCAGTTCGGCGACCTGGGCGTGCGGACTTTGTATCACAGCAGCGTCGGCGACGATTTCGATGCGTGCGTCGACGTCTTCCGGATCGCGATCGGCAGGTCCGACTACATCGTGATGACCGGTGGGCTCGGCCCGACGCAAGACGATCTGACCCGCAAGGCGATCGCGGCGGCGACCGATCGCCCGATCGAGATCCGCCAGGAAGCGCTCGATCACATCCAATCGTTTTTCGTCGGCCGCGAGATGCCCGATCGGAATCGCTTGCAGGCGGAGTTTCCGCAGGGGAGTCGATTGATCCACAACCCGCACGGCACCGCGCCGGGAATCGATCTGACGGTCGAACGCCCCGGTCGCCCCGATTGCCACGTCTTCTGCCTGCCCGGCGTGCCAGCGGAGATGCGTCAGATGTGGAACGCAGGCGTGGCGGTCCGAATGCGTGAATTGCTAGGTGTGCAGCGAGTCGTCCGCCAACATGTGGTCAAATGTTTTGGTGTCGGCGAGAGCGACATGGAGTCGCGGATCGCCGACCTGTTGGATCGCAAACAGACGCCGCAAGTTGGGATCACTGTCAATCGGGCGACGATCTCGCTGCGGATTTTTGCCGAGGGGAGCGACGAAGCCGATTGTCAATCGCAGATCGATCGCGTCACCGAGAGCTTGCAACAGCGTGTCGGCGAGTTCATCTTCGGCGCAGGGGACGATTTTGAACTGCAAGATGCCGTGATCGAACTGCTGGACCGGCGAGGTGAAACGCTTTGTTGTGTCGAGCACGGTTTCAACTCTCTAGCCGACACTTGGTTGAGCGCATGCGAACGCCCCGATCTGTATCGCGGCGGTTTGTCGTTGAGCGATCAACGAGCGTCGAACCGCTGGCGAAGTGTGCTCGGCATTCCGCAGAATGGTTCGCCCGAGCAATGGACGGCAGAGGTGATGGAGCGGTTTGATGCCGATTGGGCGTTGGCTATCGACGGCTATCCGACGATCGTTCCCGAAGAGGGCAAGACCAATCCTAGCTCCGACATCCGGCTGGTCGTGACCGGTCGAAAACTGGCGACGCCTCGCTCGCTCACATTCCATATGGGCGGGCATCCCGATGTGTTGCCGCCACGGATCGGCAAGGCGGGACTCAACTTTCTGCGTCAAGTACTACTAGCGAACTAA
- a CDS encoding DUF4256 domain-containing protein yields MKKKRANSPASAEPARDLLAALESRFAANKGRHKGIRWADVSAKLDGSPEKLAVIERMEQTGGEPDVVGRDKKTGEFIFCDCSPESPSGRRSVCYDREALESRKSHPPQNNVLDMAAAIGIELLNEQQYRELQTLGDFDTKTSSWIQTPAEIRALGGALFGDFRYGQVFIYHNGAPSYYAARGFRGSVRV; encoded by the coding sequence ATGAAAAAGAAACGTGCAAACAGTCCTGCATCCGCCGAACCTGCTCGAGATTTACTGGCAGCTTTGGAGTCGCGATTTGCGGCGAACAAAGGCCGCCACAAAGGTATTCGCTGGGCCGACGTAAGCGCCAAGCTCGACGGGAGTCCCGAAAAGTTGGCGGTGATCGAGCGGATGGAACAGACCGGTGGGGAGCCCGATGTTGTTGGTCGCGACAAAAAGACGGGCGAGTTCATCTTCTGTGACTGCAGTCCGGAGAGTCCCAGCGGCCGGCGGAGTGTTTGTTACGACAGAGAAGCGTTGGAATCGCGGAAATCGCATCCGCCGCAAAACAATGTGCTTGATATGGCAGCCGCGATCGGGATCGAACTTTTAAACGAACAACAATACCGCGAACTGCAAACGCTTGGCGACTTCGATACAAAGACTTCCAGCTGGATCCAAACGCCAGCGGAAATCCGAGCCCTCGGAGGGGCGTTGTTCGGCGACTTCCGCTACGGCCAAGTCTTCATCTACCACAACGGCGCCCCATCCTACTATGCAGCCCGCGGCTTCCGCGGCTCGGTGCGAGTCTGA
- a CDS encoding YciI family protein, protein MKVMVIVKASKSSEAGEMPSEQLLAEMGKYNEELVEAGIMKAGEGLKPSSEGVRVHFCGSERTVIDGPFAETKELIAGYWLWEVASMQEAIDWVKRCPAPMPEDSDIDIRPIFEAGDFEPCDPTGEVRKQEETLVKRIALQDASFASYLFYGGCCEEALAFYEQAIGARVTMKMRFDESPDPVPEEILQAGFESKIMHASFTVGRMNVMASDGCEETSKFDGFRLTLTLGSAEACKAAFDALSQGGKVDMPLAATFWSPLFGMLTDKFGIGWMVMVEGEPS, encoded by the coding sequence ATGAAAGTTATGGTGATCGTCAAAGCAAGCAAGAGTTCCGAGGCGGGCGAAATGCCGAGCGAGCAGTTGCTGGCCGAAATGGGAAAGTACAACGAAGAATTGGTCGAAGCAGGGATCATGAAGGCGGGGGAGGGACTCAAGCCGAGCAGCGAAGGGGTGCGAGTTCACTTTTGCGGCAGCGAGCGGACGGTGATCGACGGGCCGTTCGCGGAAACCAAAGAGTTGATCGCAGGTTATTGGTTGTGGGAGGTCGCTTCGATGCAAGAAGCGATCGACTGGGTGAAACGCTGCCCCGCACCGATGCCGGAGGACTCCGACATCGACATCCGACCGATCTTCGAAGCTGGCGATTTCGAGCCGTGCGATCCGACCGGCGAAGTACGAAAGCAAGAGGAAACGCTTGTGAAACGGATCGCTTTGCAAGACGCATCGTTCGCGTCCTACCTGTTTTATGGCGGTTGCTGCGAAGAAGCGCTTGCGTTCTATGAACAAGCGATCGGCGCCCGCGTGACGATGAAGATGCGTTTCGACGAGAGTCCCGATCCGGTTCCCGAGGAAATATTGCAGGCCGGTTTCGAATCGAAGATCATGCACGCTTCGTTCACCGTCGGACGGATGAACGTGATGGCGTCCGACGGTTGTGAAGAAACTTCGAAGTTCGATGGCTTTCGACTCACGCTCACCTTGGGTTCCGCAGAAGCGTGCAAAGCGGCTTTCGACGCGCTCTCTCAAGGCGGAAAAGTGGACATGCCACTGGCGGCAACCTTCTGGTCGCCCTTGTTTGGCATGCTGACCGACAAGTTTGGCATCGGGTGGATGGTGATGGTTGAAGGAGAACCATCATGA
- a CDS encoding GntP family permease, giving the protein MSIWWIVAIAVAVVLISILWLRLHAFLALAMAGFLVAVLTPDVALVDYADLQMEKSKGAWTQKEAASFVSSTGAQRLAQSFGDYAGKIGILIALASVVGSCLMHSGAAAVIIRRMLAIVGEARASYALAGSSFLLGIPVFFDTVFYLMVPLAKSLRRQVGKDYVLYILAILAGGSLAHSLVPPTPGPLAVAAELHIEIFDMMVGGLAICCCSSVLSLSAAAVINRFVDVPLRDDETPADEKSAGGPPSIDEVEGPPFWLALLPIALPVLLIAGGTAWNMWIGSFDSGAAPAWTDSLGRIVKLASDKNVALGIAAAMAMGLLRWAPADSDRNQLIGKALASGGVIILITSAGGAFGTMLRYAGIAEAVAEMTGSLPGLMLLPLAFLVTASIRTLQGSATVAMITAAGVLQGFANPEILPYHPVYLATAIGAGSKPIMWMADSGFWVICKMSGMTESEGLRTLAPMSIAMGISALIFTVLGAWLLPMNH; this is encoded by the coding sequence GTGAGTATTTGGTGGATTGTTGCGATCGCGGTAGCGGTCGTCTTGATTTCGATCTTGTGGCTGCGGCTGCATGCCTTTCTGGCGTTGGCGATGGCTGGATTTTTGGTCGCCGTGCTGACTCCCGACGTCGCGTTGGTCGATTACGCTGACCTTCAGATGGAGAAGTCCAAAGGGGCTTGGACTCAGAAGGAGGCCGCGTCGTTTGTCAGCAGCACCGGCGCCCAGCGGCTGGCTCAATCGTTTGGCGACTACGCGGGGAAGATCGGGATTCTGATCGCCCTGGCCAGCGTGGTCGGCAGTTGTTTGATGCACAGCGGCGCCGCGGCGGTGATCATCCGCCGAATGCTGGCGATCGTAGGGGAAGCCCGAGCCTCCTACGCGTTGGCGGGCAGTTCGTTTCTGCTGGGGATCCCCGTTTTTTTCGACACCGTCTTTTATCTGATGGTTCCGTTGGCCAAGTCGCTGCGGCGACAGGTCGGCAAAGATTATGTGCTCTACATCCTGGCGATCCTTGCCGGCGGATCGTTAGCTCATTCGCTGGTGCCACCGACTCCGGGACCACTGGCCGTCGCAGCGGAATTGCACATCGAGATCTTCGACATGATGGTCGGCGGACTGGCGATCTGCTGTTGTTCGAGCGTCCTTTCGCTGTCGGCAGCCGCCGTGATCAACCGCTTCGTTGACGTTCCGCTGCGCGATGACGAGACACCGGCGGACGAAAAATCGGCCGGCGGGCCACCGTCGATCGATGAAGTCGAGGGACCGCCGTTCTGGTTGGCTCTGCTGCCGATCGCTTTGCCGGTGCTGCTGATCGCTGGCGGAACGGCTTGGAATATGTGGATCGGTAGCTTCGATTCTGGCGCCGCGCCAGCCTGGACCGATTCGCTGGGACGGATTGTCAAACTGGCCAGCGACAAAAACGTGGCATTGGGAATCGCCGCGGCGATGGCGATGGGGCTGCTGCGTTGGGCTCCCGCCGACAGCGACCGCAACCAATTGATCGGCAAGGCGTTGGCCAGCGGCGGCGTGATCATTTTGATCACCAGCGCCGGCGGAGCGTTTGGGACGATGCTGCGATACGCGGGGATCGCCGAAGCGGTGGCGGAGATGACTGGCAGCCTGCCGGGATTGATGCTGCTGCCGCTCGCCTTTTTAGTGACAGCATCGATCCGCACGCTGCAGGGTTCGGCAACGGTCGCGATGATCACCGCCGCCGGCGTGCTGCAGGGCTTTGCCAATCCCGAGATCTTGCCGTACCATCCAGTTTATCTGGCAACGGCGATTGGGGCGGGATCCAAGCCGATCATGTGGATGGCCGACAGCGGGTTCTGGGTGATCTGCAAGATGAGTGGGATGACCGAAAGCGAAGGGCTGCGGACGTTGGCTCCGATGAGCATCGCGATGGGGATCTCCGCGTTGATCTTCACCGTGTTGGGGGCGTGGCTGTTGCCGATGAATCATTGA
- a CDS encoding YciI family protein, which translates to MRFICFGYVDSSRFASMDAAEMEAMVQECFEYDDQLRAGVHFAGGEPLQEPNQGVTLRLHDDAVQVTDGPFAETKEQIGGILILEADNLQHAIELMTKHPGVRSGPFEIRPVDESIAAMIQQRNLTFQQLQKSE; encoded by the coding sequence GTGAGATTCATCTGCTTTGGATACGTCGATAGCTCCCGTTTTGCGTCGATGGACGCAGCGGAGATGGAGGCCATGGTCCAAGAGTGTTTTGAGTACGACGACCAACTTCGCGCCGGGGTGCATTTTGCGGGGGGCGAGCCACTGCAAGAACCGAACCAAGGTGTGACGCTCCGCCTTCATGACGATGCCGTTCAGGTGACCGACGGTCCATTCGCCGAGACGAAAGAGCAAATCGGTGGCATCTTGATTCTTGAGGCTGACAATTTGCAGCATGCGATCGAATTGATGACGAAACATCCCGGCGTGCGCAGCGGGCCATTCGAGATTCGCCCCGTCGACGAATCGATTGCGGCGATGATTCAACAGCGGAATCTCACATTTCAACAATTGCAAAAGTCGGAGTAG
- a CDS encoding DUF1579 domain-containing protein produces the protein MFNKPQQEHRWLDQLVGQWRIEQQCTMPDGKVNQTEGTMNCRSVGGLWLIAESTGKSDEGDDWNCIMTLGFDPLQDAYVGSFIASMIAHLWPYRGKLDESGKRLPLDSTGPKFEGTGMARYRDTIEIVSSDEWAFTGELQQEDATWLKIMNSVHYRHN, from the coding sequence ATGTTCAACAAACCACAACAAGAACATCGCTGGCTCGATCAATTGGTCGGACAATGGCGGATCGAACAGCAGTGCACGATGCCAGACGGCAAGGTAAACCAAACCGAAGGGACCATGAATTGTCGCAGCGTCGGCGGTCTCTGGTTGATCGCCGAGAGTACCGGCAAATCGGATGAAGGGGATGATTGGAACTGCATCATGACGCTCGGCTTCGATCCGCTGCAAGACGCCTACGTCGGCAGTTTCATCGCTTCGATGATCGCCCACCTGTGGCCGTATCGCGGAAAACTGGATGAGTCGGGCAAACGTCTCCCGCTCGATTCCACCGGCCCAAAATTCGAAGGTACTGGTATGGCTCGATATCGTGACACCATCGAGATCGTCTCGTCGGATGAGTGGGCATTTACCGGTGAGCTGCAACAAGAGGATGCGACGTGGTTGAAGATCATGAACAGCGTCCACTACCGTCATAACTAA
- a CDS encoding serine hydrolase domain-containing protein: protein MKMLVQCSLLILFSLVSVVAVRAADSDDSRFDAIEPIVRRGIEAGQLPGAVVAVADSTKILYLRAFGDRQIEPTREALTTDTIFDLASLTKPVATATSVMLLVQRGEVDLDQPVAKYLPEFAVEGKEAITVRDLMLHVGGMIPDNSIRDYQQGIDVAWERLFALKPRSERGEKFVYSDVGFLILGKLVERVSGKTLDQFTREEIFQPMGMETTSYKPDPALRDLIAATEPRDGALLRGKVHDPRAALLDGVAGHAGLFSTAEDLVRYGQMILSVDDETTSAPRVLDQKTIAAMIQPHRVPRGTRTPGWDHQSPYSSNRGTTFSDSAVGHGGFTGTVLWIDPEKDRVFVFLSSRLYPDGKGSVNRLAGEIATIIGR from the coding sequence ATGAAGATGCTCGTCCAGTGCAGTTTGCTGATCCTATTCTCGCTCGTATCCGTCGTCGCCGTCCGCGCTGCGGATTCCGACGACTCCCGTTTCGATGCGATCGAACCGATCGTGCGACGCGGCATCGAAGCGGGCCAACTGCCCGGCGCGGTGGTTGCCGTCGCCGATTCGACAAAGATCTTGTACCTGCGTGCGTTTGGCGATCGCCAGATCGAACCGACTCGCGAAGCCTTAACGACCGACACGATCTTCGATCTCGCTTCGCTGACCAAGCCGGTCGCGACGGCGACGTCGGTGATGCTTTTGGTGCAACGGGGCGAAGTCGATCTCGATCAACCCGTCGCCAAATACCTTCCCGAATTTGCGGTCGAGGGGAAAGAAGCGATCACGGTTCGCGATCTGATGTTACACGTCGGAGGCATGATTCCCGACAATTCGATCCGCGATTATCAACAGGGGATCGATGTGGCTTGGGAACGCTTGTTTGCATTGAAGCCGAGATCCGAGCGGGGCGAGAAGTTCGTCTACAGCGACGTCGGCTTCCTGATCTTGGGCAAACTGGTCGAACGGGTCAGCGGCAAAACGTTGGATCAATTTACGCGGGAAGAGATCTTTCAGCCGATGGGAATGGAAACGACATCCTATAAACCCGATCCCGCCTTGCGCGACCTGATCGCGGCGACCGAACCACGCGATGGAGCGCTGTTGCGTGGAAAGGTTCATGACCCGCGAGCGGCCTTGTTGGACGGAGTCGCTGGCCACGCGGGACTCTTCTCGACAGCGGAGGATCTGGTCCGCTACGGCCAGATGATCTTGAGCGTCGATGACGAGACGACATCCGCTCCCCGCGTATTGGATCAAAAAACAATCGCCGCGATGATCCAACCGCATCGCGTTCCGCGCGGCACGCGGACGCCGGGCTGGGATCACCAAAGCCCCTATTCGTCGAATCGCGGAACCACCTTCTCCGACTCCGCCGTCGGGCATGGCGGATTCACGGGAACGGTCCTCTGGATCGACCCCGAAAAAGATCGCGTGTTTGTCTTTTTGAGCAGCCGGCTGTATCCCGACGGCAAGGGATCAGTCAACCGTTTGGCTGGCGAAATCGCCACGATCATCGGCCGCTAA
- a CDS encoding DUF1501 domain-containing protein yields MNNRRRFLNDLTTGIGSIALGSLLTSDRATASRPVIDPANPYAPRPTHYPGKAKNVIVVFCAGGVSQLETWDYKPELIRQDGKPLVGGPAVTFQGPAGELARPQYKFRPHGETGKMVSDMIPHLAELTDEFAFIHSLTSKSNTHGPAENFLSTGFVEDGFPSNGGWVTYALGSENQNLPAFVAIPDPRGVPQASVNNWGPGFLPAEFQGTPFSSKNPIRHLAPPSQISTAADRAAREHLHRMNHEHMERHPADGQLAARIASYELAARMQLSVPEISDLSTETAQTLKMYGADDTSNPIKAAYAKNCILARRLIESGVRFVQLFNGAYASGGELNWDGHGKLKEQYDRHADIMDQPTAAMIRDMQARGLLEDTLVVWCTEFGRMPMFQKGAKGRDHNPDGFTCWMTGAGVRRGVSHGVTDELGQKAIEDIHPLYDLNATILHLLGLDHEQLTFEHNGVQRRLTNVEGHRITEVLA; encoded by the coding sequence ATGAACAATCGACGACGTTTCTTAAATGATCTGACAACTGGCATCGGTTCGATCGCCTTGGGCAGTCTGTTGACATCGGACCGCGCGACTGCGTCCCGACCGGTGATCGATCCGGCAAATCCGTATGCCCCTCGGCCGACACATTATCCAGGCAAAGCGAAAAACGTGATCGTCGTTTTCTGCGCCGGAGGGGTCAGCCAATTGGAAACATGGGACTACAAGCCCGAGCTGATCCGGCAGGATGGCAAGCCACTGGTAGGTGGGCCCGCGGTGACGTTCCAAGGACCTGCTGGGGAGCTGGCAAGGCCACAGTACAAGTTCCGTCCGCACGGTGAAACGGGCAAGATGGTTTCAGATATGATTCCTCATCTTGCCGAACTGACCGACGAGTTCGCTTTCATTCATTCGCTGACCAGCAAGAGCAATACGCACGGTCCAGCAGAGAATTTTCTGTCGACGGGGTTTGTCGAAGACGGCTTCCCCAGCAATGGCGGATGGGTGACCTACGCATTAGGCAGCGAGAATCAGAACCTGCCCGCGTTTGTTGCGATTCCCGATCCGCGGGGCGTGCCGCAGGCGAGCGTCAACAATTGGGGCCCTGGATTTTTGCCAGCGGAGTTTCAGGGAACGCCGTTCAGCTCCAAGAATCCGATTCGGCATCTCGCACCTCCGAGCCAGATTTCGACGGCGGCAGACCGCGCCGCTCGGGAGCATCTGCATCGGATGAATCACGAGCATATGGAACGACATCCAGCGGATGGCCAGTTAGCAGCTCGGATCGCCAGCTATGAACTTGCTGCGAGAATGCAATTGAGTGTTCCGGAGATCAGCGACTTGAGCACCGAAACCGCTCAGACGTTGAAGATGTACGGTGCCGACGACACGTCGAATCCGATCAAGGCCGCATACGCGAAGAATTGCATCTTAGCTCGCCGGTTGATCGAAAGCGGCGTTCGGTTTGTTCAACTGTTCAACGGAGCGTACGCCAGCGGTGGCGAACTGAACTGGGATGGGCACGGCAAACTGAAGGAGCAATACGACCGCCACGCGGATATTATGGATCAACCGACCGCTGCGATGATCCGTGACATGCAGGCACGAGGGCTGTTGGAGGACACACTGGTCGTCTGGTGCACCGAATTTGGCCGCATGCCGATGTTCCAAAAGGGGGCGAAGGGACGTGATCACAACCCCGATGGATTTACGTGCTGGATGACCGGAGCGGGCGTTCGCCGCGGTGTCAGCCATGGGGTGACGGATGAACTGGGCCAAAAAGCCATCGAAGACATCCACCCGTTGTACGATCTAAACGCAACGATCTTGCATCTGCTGGGGCTCGACCACGAACAACTGACGTTCGAGCACAATGGAGTGCAGCGACGGCTGACAAATGTGGAAGGGCATCGAATTACCGAAGTGCTCGCCTAA
- a CDS encoding SGNH/GDSL hydrolase family protein, with protein sequence MIRNVCTLLLFCLVVPAWGQQTETDLQLTLPPEIYAVPGGPTNIYFDNIVLTQTPDKFRFDVVCDFGQSEQHHWTWTPTAGDVGVYPIRVDLYSADDTLLDSASSVLRVTAGAASPSTEPIRILIIGDSLTHASAYPNEIARLMTEDAKQPWKMLGTHKPASAAADVAHEGYGGWTWWNFVNKYEPNPDGTYRKRSSPFVFLNDESKPVLDMPRYFKEQCDGQTPDYVVIKLGINDLFTAPAGDVAGIDAKIDTVFGYADQLVAAIRAAAPNATIGICLTTPPNARQEAFEANYKDRYSRWGWKQIQHQLVQRQMKYIADKSDPQIQIVPTQLNLDPVDGYPVNNGVHPNKSGYQQIGSSIYAWLQHQLADSAGKSNVE encoded by the coding sequence ATGATCCGAAATGTTTGCACGCTCCTACTGTTTTGCCTAGTCGTTCCCGCTTGGGGGCAACAGACTGAAACCGATCTCCAGCTTACCCTGCCACCGGAAATCTATGCCGTTCCGGGGGGCCCAACGAATATCTACTTCGACAACATCGTGCTCACGCAGACTCCCGACAAATTCCGCTTCGACGTCGTCTGCGACTTTGGCCAATCCGAACAACACCATTGGACTTGGACGCCAACCGCTGGGGATGTCGGCGTCTACCCGATTCGCGTCGACCTCTATTCGGCCGACGATACGCTGTTAGATTCCGCATCGAGCGTATTGCGGGTGACGGCCGGAGCCGCATCGCCCAGCACCGAACCGATTCGAATTTTAATCATCGGTGACAGCCTGACGCATGCGTCGGCCTATCCCAACGAGATCGCCAGGCTGATGACCGAAGATGCCAAACAACCTTGGAAGATGCTTGGAACACATAAGCCCGCATCGGCCGCAGCGGATGTCGCGCACGAAGGTTACGGCGGATGGACCTGGTGGAACTTTGTCAACAAATACGAACCGAATCCCGACGGCACGTACCGTAAACGAAGCAGCCCCTTTGTCTTTCTGAACGACGAATCGAAGCCGGTTCTCGACATGCCTCGCTACTTCAAAGAGCAGTGCGATGGTCAGACGCCCGACTATGTCGTGATCAAACTGGGGATCAACGACTTGTTCACCGCACCTGCGGGCGACGTCGCGGGGATCGATGCCAAGATCGATACCGTGTTTGGATATGCCGACCAATTAGTGGCCGCGATCCGCGCGGCGGCTCCCAACGCGACGATCGGCATCTGTCTGACCACGCCTCCCAACGCGCGGCAGGAAGCCTTTGAAGCGAACTACAAGGATCGCTATTCGCGTTGGGGTTGGAAACAGATTCAACATCAACTGGTCCAGCGGCAGATGAAGTACATCGCCGACAAATCGGACCCGCAGATCCAGATCGTCCCCACGCAATTGAATCTCGATCCCGTCGATGGTTATCCCGTCAACAATGGAGTTCATCCTAACAAGTCGGGATACCAGCAGATCGGCAGCTCGATCTACGCCTGGTTGCAGCATCAATTGGCCGATTCAGCTGGGAAATCGAACGTCGAATAG
- a CDS encoding YciI family protein: protein MKYMLLIYSDESRWTDSERESCMVESMAICKELEAEGKWIASSPLHPVSTATSVRLREGKRQITDGPFAETTEQLGGYYIIDVDDLDEAIAIAERLPPARKGTVEIRPLFPLPSEPER, encoded by the coding sequence ATGAAATACATGCTGTTGATCTATAGCGACGAAAGTCGTTGGACGGACTCGGAACGGGAGTCCTGTATGGTCGAATCGATGGCGATTTGCAAGGAACTCGAAGCGGAAGGGAAATGGATCGCCTCGTCACCGCTCCATCCGGTCTCCACGGCCACCAGCGTTCGATTGCGGGAGGGGAAGCGACAGATTACCGATGGCCCGTTTGCCGAAACGACCGAGCAGCTGGGCGGTTATTACATTATCGACGTCGATGATCTCGACGAAGCGATCGCGATCGCCGAACGCCTGCCACCAGCACGAAAGGGAACCGTCGAGATCCGGCCCCTCTTCCCGCTGCCATCGGAGCCGGAACGGTAG